The following proteins come from a genomic window of Streptomyces sp. NBC_00539:
- a CDS encoding LLM class flavin-dependent oxidoreductase, producing the protein MRVGAFVVAAQFPGQGPGEALHRAVRTAEVAEEAGLDAVWLAEHHFVPYGVCPSAVTLAALLLGRTRRLRVGTAVSVLPNSHPVAVGEQAALLHLTSGGRFTLGVGRGGPWVDLEVFGGGLDAYETGFPEALDLLRRWLTEARVGAAGERYGFREVAVVPRPSEALDGDGKGPEVIVACTSPASVRLAAERGLPMLLGMHCGDEDKADMVALWRRTALAAGHAPEAAHVSAGVCQLADRTADARETLVKAMPGWLRQGLDAHVTVDGRQRAMRDPVAYTELLCRLHPVGTPKFAADRLAATSERTGITRFALLAEGSGDLAATEENVRRIGAEVLPRLG; encoded by the coding sequence ATGCGCGTAGGAGCGTTTGTAGTGGCGGCCCAGTTCCCGGGCCAGGGGCCGGGGGAAGCGCTGCACCGGGCGGTGCGGACCGCGGAGGTCGCCGAGGAGGCCGGGCTGGACGCGGTCTGGCTCGCCGAGCACCATTTCGTGCCGTACGGGGTCTGCCCCTCCGCCGTGACCCTGGCGGCCCTGCTGCTCGGGCGGACCCGGCGGCTGCGCGTGGGCACCGCCGTGAGCGTGCTGCCGAACTCGCACCCCGTGGCCGTGGGCGAGCAGGCGGCCCTGCTGCACCTGACCTCGGGCGGCCGCTTCACGCTCGGCGTGGGCCGGGGCGGCCCCTGGGTCGACCTGGAGGTGTTCGGCGGCGGCTTGGACGCCTACGAGACCGGTTTCCCGGAAGCCCTGGACCTGCTGCGGCGCTGGCTGACCGAGGCGCGCGTGGGAGCGGCGGGCGAGCGGTACGGCTTCCGCGAGGTGGCCGTCGTACCGCGCCCCTCGGAGGCGCTCGACGGTGACGGGAAGGGGCCGGAAGTGATCGTCGCCTGCACCTCCCCGGCGTCGGTACGGCTGGCCGCGGAGCGGGGTCTGCCGATGCTGCTGGGCATGCACTGCGGGGACGAGGACAAGGCGGACATGGTCGCCCTGTGGCGGCGCACCGCACTGGCGGCCGGGCACGCGCCGGAGGCCGCCCACGTGTCGGCCGGGGTCTGCCAGCTCGCCGACCGCACGGCGGACGCGCGGGAAACGCTGGTGAAGGCGATGCCGGGCTGGCTGCGCCAGGGCCTGGACGCACACGTGACGGTGGACGGCCGGCAGCGCGCGATGCGGGACCCGGTGGCCTACACGGAGCTGCTGTGCCGGCTGCACCCCGTCGGCACCCCGAAGTTCGCGGCGGACCGGCTCGCCGCAACCTCCGAACGCACGGGGATCACGCGCTTCGCCCTGCTCGCGGAGGGTTCCGGCGACCTCGCCGCGACGGAGGAGAACGTACGGCGCATCGGCGCCGAGGTCCTGCCCCGCCTCGGCTGA
- the scy gene encoding polarized growth protein Scy has translation MRGYESQESQQGEADHLSRFEAEMERLKKERGKAVQHAEDLGYQVEVLRAKLHEVRRNLASRPAYDGADMGYQAEQLLRNAQIQADQMRSDAERELRDARAQTQRILQEHAEHQARLQAELHAEAVNRRQRLDQELNERRQTVEAHVNENVAWAEQLRARTESQARRLMDESRAEAEQTLNAARAEAARHAAEATRRLASEAEATRAEAEATLLRARKEAERLLAAASAQAQEATEHAERLRTSTSAEAEQTRQQTLDLGRVAESRVQEAESALRTARAEAEKVLAEAKESAARQLASAESVNEQRTRTAKEQVARLVGEASKEAEVLKAEAEQALADARAEAERLRTEAGAQARTAAAEEMAAQLAKAARTAEDVLNKASQDAQATTRAASEEAERIRREAEAEAERLRAQAAATADELKGAAKDDTEEYRARTVELQEEARRLRGEAEQLRAEAVAEGERIRGEARREAVQQIEEAARTAEGLLGKAKADADELRGGAATESERVRAEAVERATTLRKQAEETLERTRAEAERLRTEAEEQAEAVRAEAEAAAAARREEAEQAVAAKRAEADEELVRLHSEAENRLSTAEVTLRDARTAAEGIRRETAEETDRLRAESAERIRTLQAQSQAEAEQLRTEAAQDAGRVRAEAEQVAVRLRGEAEAEAERVRSEAQETADRLRAEAKAAAERVSAEAAEALSAAAEEAARRRREAEETLASARTDADNERAQAREQSEELLAQARKRSEEAQAEAARLTEEAERRASELVAAAEVTAQQVRDAVAGLHEQAEEEIAGLRSAAEHAAERTRTESEAEAGRVRADAHAERERAAEDAARIRSEARQETDAAKALAERTVGEAIAEAEQLRADTAEYAQRVRTEATDALAAAERDAARTRADARDDANRIRGEAAESLESSRAEGARIVAEATQEAERLTEETLAANSAAVAEATAEAERLRADAEAAAEATRAEAAGTLDEARVEAGRLRTEAAEQADRLVTEAISEAERLTEETRTASEAALAAATAKSERLTAQAADTLAAAERDAARVLVDARTEGDRLVEETRAANEATVGEAAAEAERLRTEAARALEEARAEGGRVIGEATAEAERVTAAAAETLASAERESERMLDEAREEAGRRRTEAAEQVDRLITEAAAEADKLTEQTRKDNERTVGEAQTEAERLRAEATEALSSAQEHAARTRSEAERVKARAAAEAERMRTEARAESERLLDEAREEAGRRRTEAAEQVDRLITEAAAEADKLTADARQQALAATTAAEEQADAMVDAARKEAARITSEATVEGNSTVEKARTDADELLVGARSDAAAIRERAEELRARVESEVEELHERARRESAEQMKSAGERVDKLVRAATEQSVEAEAKAKAMLSDASSEASKVRIAAVRKAEALLKEAEQKKADLARQAEQALAEAKAEAEQLVDEGRRELEVLVRRREDIQAEISRVQDVLEALESFEAPSGGGKPAIGGQGAGGVKAGAAAGSTRSGGKSSEG, from the coding sequence GTGCGGGGCTACGAAAGCCAGGAGAGCCAACAGGGCGAGGCCGACCATCTCTCGCGCTTCGAGGCCGAGATGGAGCGGCTGAAGAAGGAACGCGGGAAGGCCGTCCAGCACGCCGAAGACCTGGGATACCAGGTCGAGGTGCTGCGTGCCAAGCTCCATGAGGTACGCCGCAATCTCGCGTCCCGCCCCGCCTACGACGGTGCGGACATGGGCTACCAGGCGGAGCAGCTGCTCCGCAATGCCCAGATCCAGGCCGACCAGATGCGCTCCGACGCCGAGCGCGAACTGCGCGACGCCCGGGCGCAGACCCAGCGCATCCTGCAGGAACACGCCGAACACCAGGCGCGTCTGCAGGCCGAGCTGCACGCCGAGGCCGTCAACCGGCGCCAGCGGCTGGACCAGGAACTCAACGAGCGCCGCCAGACGGTCGAGGCGCACGTCAACGAGAACGTCGCCTGGGCCGAACAGCTGCGCGCGCGCACCGAGTCCCAGGCCCGCCGGCTCATGGACGAGTCCCGCGCCGAGGCCGAGCAGACCCTGAACGCCGCGCGCGCCGAAGCCGCCCGGCACGCCGCCGAGGCCACCCGCCGGCTCGCCTCCGAGGCCGAGGCCACCCGCGCCGAGGCCGAGGCGACGCTGCTGCGCGCCCGCAAGGAGGCCGAGCGCCTGCTGGCCGCCGCGTCCGCGCAGGCGCAGGAGGCCACCGAGCACGCGGAGCGGCTGCGCACGAGCACCTCCGCCGAGGCCGAGCAGACCCGGCAGCAGACCCTCGACCTGGGCCGGGTCGCCGAATCCCGGGTCCAGGAGGCCGAGAGCGCGCTGCGCACCGCGCGCGCCGAGGCCGAGAAGGTCCTCGCGGAGGCCAAGGAGAGCGCGGCCCGCCAGCTCGCCTCGGCGGAGTCGGTCAACGAGCAGCGCACCCGCACCGCCAAGGAGCAGGTCGCCCGGCTGGTCGGCGAGGCGTCCAAGGAGGCCGAGGTCCTCAAGGCCGAGGCCGAGCAGGCGCTGGCCGACGCCCGCGCGGAGGCGGAACGGCTGCGCACCGAGGCCGGCGCACAGGCCCGTACGGCCGCCGCCGAGGAGATGGCGGCGCAGCTGGCGAAGGCCGCCCGCACCGCCGAGGACGTACTGAACAAGGCGTCGCAGGACGCCCAGGCCACGACCCGTGCCGCGTCCGAGGAGGCGGAGCGGATCCGCCGCGAGGCCGAGGCGGAGGCCGAGCGGCTGCGCGCCCAGGCCGCGGCCACGGCCGACGAGCTCAAGGGCGCCGCGAAGGACGACACCGAGGAGTACCGGGCCCGTACGGTCGAGCTCCAGGAGGAGGCCCGGCGGCTGCGCGGCGAGGCCGAGCAGCTGCGCGCGGAGGCCGTCGCCGAGGGCGAGCGGATCCGCGGCGAGGCGCGCCGCGAGGCGGTCCAGCAGATCGAGGAGGCGGCCCGCACCGCGGAGGGGCTGCTCGGCAAGGCCAAGGCCGACGCCGACGAACTGCGCGGCGGCGCCGCCACCGAGAGCGAGCGGGTCCGCGCGGAGGCCGTGGAACGGGCCACCACGCTGCGCAAGCAGGCCGAGGAGACCCTGGAGCGGACCCGCGCGGAGGCCGAGCGGCTGCGCACCGAGGCCGAGGAGCAGGCCGAGGCCGTACGCGCCGAGGCGGAGGCCGCGGCCGCGGCCCGGCGCGAGGAGGCCGAACAGGCCGTCGCCGCCAAGCGCGCGGAGGCCGACGAGGAACTGGTCCGGCTGCACTCGGAGGCGGAGAACCGGCTGTCCACGGCCGAGGTGACGCTGCGCGACGCCCGCACGGCGGCGGAGGGCATCCGCCGGGAGACCGCGGAGGAGACCGACCGGCTGCGCGCCGAGTCGGCGGAGCGGATCCGTACGCTGCAGGCGCAGTCGCAGGCGGAGGCCGAACAGCTGCGCACGGAGGCGGCGCAGGACGCCGGCCGGGTCCGGGCGGAGGCCGAGCAGGTCGCGGTGCGGCTGCGCGGCGAGGCCGAGGCCGAGGCGGAGCGGGTGCGTTCCGAGGCGCAGGAGACCGCGGACCGGCTGCGCGCGGAGGCGAAGGCCGCCGCCGAGCGGGTCTCCGCGGAGGCCGCGGAGGCGCTGTCCGCCGCCGCGGAGGAAGCCGCCCGGCGCCGCAGGGAGGCCGAGGAGACCCTCGCGTCGGCCCGTACCGACGCCGACAACGAGCGGGCCCAGGCCCGTGAGCAGAGCGAGGAGTTGCTGGCGCAGGCCCGCAAGCGCTCGGAGGAGGCGCAGGCCGAGGCGGCCCGGCTCACCGAGGAGGCGGAGCGGCGCGCGTCGGAGCTGGTGGCGGCCGCGGAGGTCACCGCCCAGCAGGTCCGCGACGCCGTGGCCGGGCTGCACGAGCAGGCCGAGGAGGAGATCGCCGGGCTGCGCAGCGCGGCCGAGCACGCGGCGGAGCGCACCCGGACGGAGTCGGAGGCCGAGGCCGGCCGGGTCCGTGCCGACGCCCACGCGGAGCGGGAGCGGGCCGCCGAGGACGCCGCCCGCATCCGCAGCGAAGCCCGGCAGGAGACGGACGCGGCGAAGGCGCTGGCCGAGCGCACGGTCGGCGAGGCGATCGCCGAGGCCGAGCAGTTGCGCGCCGACACCGCCGAGTACGCACAGCGGGTGCGTACGGAGGCGACGGACGCACTGGCCGCCGCCGAACGCGACGCGGCCCGGACCCGGGCGGACGCCCGGGACGACGCGAACCGGATCCGCGGCGAGGCGGCGGAGTCCCTGGAGTCCTCGCGCGCCGAGGGCGCCCGCATCGTCGCGGAGGCGACGCAGGAGGCCGAGCGGCTCACCGAGGAGACCCTCGCGGCCAACTCGGCGGCGGTCGCGGAGGCCACCGCGGAGGCGGAGCGGCTGCGCGCCGACGCCGAGGCGGCGGCGGAGGCGACCCGCGCCGAGGCGGCGGGCACGCTGGACGAGGCACGGGTGGAGGCCGGCCGGCTGCGCACCGAGGCCGCGGAGCAGGCGGACCGGCTGGTCACGGAGGCGATCTCCGAGGCGGAACGGCTCACCGAGGAGACGCGCACGGCGAGCGAGGCCGCGCTGGCCGCGGCGACGGCGAAGTCCGAGCGGCTCACCGCGCAGGCCGCCGACACCCTGGCCGCGGCCGAACGGGACGCGGCGCGCGTCCTGGTCGACGCCCGCACCGAGGGCGACCGGCTCGTCGAGGAGACCCGAGCGGCCAACGAGGCCACGGTCGGCGAGGCCGCGGCGGAAGCCGAGCGGCTGCGCACGGAGGCGGCGCGGGCGCTGGAGGAGGCGCGCGCGGAGGGCGGCCGGGTCATCGGCGAGGCCACCGCGGAGGCCGAGCGGGTCACGGCCGCGGCGGCGGAGACGCTGGCGAGCGCCGAGCGGGAGTCCGAGCGGATGCTGGACGAGGCCCGCGAGGAGGCGGGCCGGCGCCGCACCGAGGCGGCGGAGCAGGTGGACCGGCTCATCACCGAGGCCGCGGCGGAAGCCGACAAGCTCACCGAGCAGACCCGCAAGGACAACGAGCGCACCGTCGGCGAGGCCCAGACCGAGGCGGAGCGGCTGCGCGCCGAGGCCACCGAGGCACTGTCCTCGGCGCAGGAGCACGCGGCCCGCACCCGCTCGGAGGCCGAGCGCGTCAAGGCGCGGGCGGCGGCTGAAGCGGAGCGCATGCGCACCGAGGCACGGGCGGAGTCCGAGCGGCTGCTCGACGAGGCCCGCGAGGAGGCGGGCCGGCGCCGCACCGAGGCCGCGGAGCAGGTGGACCGGCTCATCACCGAGGCCGCGGCGGAAGCCGACAAGCTCACCGCCGACGCGCGGCAGCAGGCCCTGGCGGCCACCACGGCCGCCGAGGAACAGGCCGACGCGATGGTCGACGCGGCCCGCAAGGAGGCGGCGCGGATCACCTCGGAGGCGACCGTCGAGGGCAACTCCACGGTGGAGAAGGCCCGGACGGACGCGGACGAGCTGCTCGTCGGGGCGCGCAGCGACGCCGCCGCCATAAGGGAGCGGGCGGAGGAGCTGCGCGCCCGCGTGGAGTCCGAGGTGGAGGAGCTCCACGAGCGGGCCCGCCGGGAGTCGGCCGAGCAGATGAAGTCGGCCGGGGAGCGCGTGGACAAGCTGGTGCGCGCGGCGACGGAGCAGAGCGTCGAGGCCGAGGCGAAGGCCAAGGCGATGCTGTCCGACGCGAGCAGTGAGGCGAGCAAGGTCCGTATCGCCGCGGTCCGCAAGGCGGAGGCGCTGCTCAAGGAGGCCGAGCAGAAGAAGGCCGACCTGGCGCGTCAGGCGGAGCAGGCGCTCGCGGAGGCGAAGGCCGAGGCGGAGCAGCTGGTCGATGAGGGCCGCCGTGAGCTGGAAGTACTCGTGCGCAGGCGGGAGGACATTCAGGCGGAGATCTCCCGTGTCCAGGACGTTCTTGAGGCGTTGGAATCATTCGAGGCGCCTTCGGGCGGCGGAAAGCCGGCGATCGGTGGCCAGGGCGCGGGGGGCGTGAAGGCCGGAGCGGCGGCGGGTTCCACTCGTTCGGGTGGTAAGTCGTCGGAGGGCTAG
- a CDS encoding ATP/GTP-binding protein, translating into MSPRHNRPRGGGNPADRSGTGSGSGSGSGGLDRFGLEQTEEYLGEEWKVRHVAGASAAGKRYRCPGCDQEIPSGTPHLVAWPEYGGVDDRRHWHKACWNAKDRRTSRVQRSRNAPKY; encoded by the coding sequence GTGTCACCGCGCCACAACCGCCCCAGGGGCGGCGGGAATCCAGCCGACCGTTCGGGTACGGGGTCCGGTTCCGGGTCCGGTTCGGGAGGGCTGGACCGGTTCGGTCTGGAGCAGACCGAGGAGTACCTCGGCGAGGAGTGGAAGGTCCGGCACGTGGCCGGCGCGAGCGCGGCGGGCAAGCGCTACCGCTGCCCCGGCTGCGACCAGGAGATCCCCTCCGGCACCCCGCACCTGGTGGCCTGGCCCGAGTACGGCGGTGTGGACGACCGCCGGCACTGGCACAAGGCCTGCTGGAACGCGAAGGACCGCCGCACCTCACGGGTGCAGCGGTCCAGGAACGCGCCGAAGTACTAG
- a CDS encoding ABC transporter permease, translating to MSSAQTDPTTPAAAAYLSPMESRRPHLGHALASEWTKLVSVRSTLWTLGSLVVVVVGIGVVFIAQTTSRDYTNIPFTTPALIGMFVGQLAVMVLGVLTITSEHGTGLVRTTFTAAPDRHRVLTAKYLVFGLTAFLASAGSVFVVGTAAAIAHNGPAAGSHSAGEWAGALAGSFYVTLLGLLALAVGALVRHSAGAIAVMIGVVTLPPVAGAMLSIWEASAPLGRLVLQHNAPVALMQLFGMPSGTTPTGSPQAMPDDLTQMALMLLVTGAAMAASFVVVGRRDV from the coding sequence ATGAGCAGCGCACAGACCGACCCGACGACCCCCGCTGCGGCGGCCTACCTCTCGCCCATGGAGAGCCGGCGCCCGCACCTGGGGCACGCGCTGGCCTCGGAGTGGACCAAGCTCGTCTCGGTCCGCTCCACCCTGTGGACGCTCGGCTCGCTCGTGGTGGTCGTCGTCGGCATCGGCGTGGTCTTCATCGCCCAGACCACCTCGCGCGACTACACCAACATCCCCTTCACCACGCCGGCCCTCATCGGCATGTTCGTCGGGCAGCTCGCGGTGATGGTGCTCGGGGTGCTCACGATCACCTCCGAGCACGGCACGGGCCTGGTGCGCACCACCTTCACCGCCGCGCCCGACCGGCACCGGGTCCTCACCGCCAAGTACCTGGTCTTCGGCCTCACCGCCTTCCTCGCCAGCGCCGGTTCCGTCTTCGTGGTCGGCACGGCGGCGGCCATCGCCCACAACGGCCCCGCCGCGGGGAGCCACTCGGCGGGCGAATGGGCCGGGGCGCTCGCGGGGAGCTTCTACGTCACCCTGCTGGGGCTGCTCGCGCTGGCCGTCGGGGCGCTGGTGCGGCACTCGGCGGGCGCGATCGCCGTGATGATCGGCGTGGTGACGCTGCCGCCGGTGGCCGGGGCCATGCTCAGCATCTGGGAGGCCTCGGCGCCGCTGGGGCGGCTGGTGCTCCAGCACAACGCGCCGGTCGCTCTGATGCAGCTGTTCGGGATGCCGTCGGGCACCACGCCCACCGGCTCCCCGCAGGCGATGCCCGACGACCTGACGCAGATGGCGCTGATGCTGCTGGTGACGGGCGCCGCCATGGCGGCCTCGTTCGTGGTGGTCGGCCGCCGGGACGTGTGA
- a CDS encoding ABC transporter ATP-binding protein — translation MIEAVGLTKRFGAKTAVDQLSFQVRPGHVTGFLGPNGSGKSTTMRMILGLDRPTAGHVTINGQPFRELANAQRHVGALLDAKAMHGGRRARTHLLSIAQLSGIPEKRVDEVLAVVGLQDAARQRTKGFSLGMGQRLGIATALLGDPQVLLFDEPVNGLDPEGILWVRNLMRQLAAEGRTVFVSSHLMSEMALTADHLIVIGRGRLLADMSTQEFITHNSAGFARVRVAGTGPDGRDAFSEILRKDGARVLQEPDGALRVTGLELPRISDLAHEGGLRLWELSPHRASLEEAYMRMTRSSVEYTSTEDPRAQLWETDPLALPEWEEGPAAPEVPQTGFFAPPPPAAGGPGFLMPSEPGELAASVQNNPEASR, via the coding sequence ATGATCGAGGCAGTCGGCCTGACCAAGCGCTTCGGCGCCAAGACCGCCGTCGACCAGCTGTCCTTCCAGGTCAGGCCTGGTCACGTCACCGGATTCCTCGGACCCAACGGGTCGGGGAAGTCCACCACCATGCGCATGATCCTCGGGCTCGACCGGCCCACCGCCGGTCATGTGACGATCAACGGGCAGCCCTTCCGGGAGCTCGCGAACGCACAGCGGCACGTCGGCGCCCTGCTCGACGCGAAAGCCATGCACGGCGGCCGCCGGGCCCGCACCCACCTGCTGTCCATCGCCCAGCTCTCGGGCATCCCGGAGAAGCGGGTGGACGAGGTGCTGGCGGTCGTCGGCCTCCAGGACGCCGCCCGGCAGCGTACGAAGGGGTTCTCCCTCGGCATGGGCCAGCGGCTCGGCATCGCCACCGCCCTCCTCGGCGACCCCCAGGTGCTGCTCTTCGACGAGCCCGTCAACGGTCTCGACCCCGAGGGCATCCTCTGGGTCCGCAACCTCATGCGCCAGCTCGCCGCCGAGGGCCGCACCGTCTTCGTCTCCTCGCACCTGATGAGCGAGATGGCCCTGACCGCGGACCACCTGATAGTGATCGGGCGGGGCCGGCTGCTGGCCGACATGAGCACCCAGGAGTTCATCACCCACAACTCGGCCGGATTCGCTCGGGTGCGCGTGGCCGGGACCGGCCCCGATGGCCGGGACGCGTTCTCGGAGATCCTCCGCAAGGACGGCGCCCGCGTCCTCCAGGAGCCGGACGGCGCCCTGCGGGTGACGGGCCTGGAGCTGCCCCGGATCTCCGACCTGGCGCACGAGGGCGGCCTGCGGCTGTGGGAGCTGTCCCCCCACCGGGCCTCGCTGGAGGAGGCGTACATGCGGATGACCCGGTCCTCCGTCGAGTACACCTCCACCGAAGACCCCCGGGCCCAGCTGTGGGAGACGGACCCGCTGGCCCTGCCCGAGTGGGAGGAGGGCCCGGCGGCCCCCGAAGTCCCGCAGACGGGCTTCTTCGCGCCCCCGCCGCCCGCCGCGGGCGGCCCGGGGTTCCTCATGCCCAGCGAGCCCGGCGAGCTCGCCGCCTCCGTACAGAACAATCCCGAGGCTTCCAGATGA
- a CDS encoding ABC transporter ATP-binding protein codes for MIELEGLTKRFGAKTAVDNLSFQVRPGVVTGFLGPNGAGKSTTMRMMLDLDNPTSGTVRIDGKHYRDLPEPLKHIGALLDAKSMHGGRSAYNNLLCLAQSNRIPERRVTEVLDLVGLTPVARKKSKGFSLGMGQRLGIAAALLGDPEILMFDEPVNGLDPEGIHWIRNLMKRLASEGRTIFVSSHLMSEMALTADHLIVIGQGRLLADLSMADFIHQNSRSYVRLRSPQQERLKDVLHEAGINAVSVPATGTLEIDGVGPERLGELAAQHQIVLHELSPQRASLEEAFMRMTADSVEYHAHAPGRPGVAPAPGTAVDNPARPADVPAWGAGFDATRKGGE; via the coding sequence ATGATCGAGCTTGAGGGCCTTACCAAACGATTCGGCGCCAAGACCGCGGTGGATAACCTCAGCTTCCAGGTCAGACCGGGGGTGGTGACGGGCTTCCTCGGCCCCAACGGGGCGGGGAAGTCCACCACCATGCGCATGATGCTCGACCTCGACAACCCGACCAGCGGCACGGTCCGGATCGACGGCAAGCACTACCGGGACCTGCCGGAACCGCTGAAGCACATCGGAGCACTGCTGGACGCGAAGTCCATGCACGGCGGACGCAGCGCCTACAACAACCTGCTCTGCCTCGCCCAGTCGAACCGGATCCCCGAACGCCGGGTGACGGAGGTGCTGGATCTCGTAGGGCTGACACCCGTGGCGAGGAAGAAGTCGAAAGGATTTTCGCTCGGCATGGGGCAGCGGCTGGGAATCGCCGCAGCGCTGCTCGGTGATCCGGAGATCCTGATGTTCGACGAACCCGTCAATGGTCTGGACCCGGAGGGAATTCACTGGATCCGCAATCTGATGAAGAGGCTGGCGTCAGAAGGCAGGACGATCTTCGTTTCCTCGCACTTGATGAGTGAAATGGCGTTGACCGCGGACCATTTGATCGTGATCGGGCAGGGCAGGCTGCTCGCCGACTTGTCGATGGCCGATTTCATCCACCAGAACTCGCGCAGCTACGTGCGCCTTCGCTCGCCGCAGCAGGAACGGCTCAAGGACGTCCTGCACGAGGCCGGCATCAACGCCGTCAGCGTCCCGGCCACCGGCACGCTGGAGATCGACGGCGTGGGGCCGGAACGGCTCGGCGAACTGGCCGCGCAGCACCAGATCGTGCTGCACGAACTCAGCCCCCAACGGGCCTCACTGGAAGAAGCGTTCATGCGTATGACGGCGGACTCCGTCGAGTACCACGCCCACGCGCCGGGGCGTCCCGGCGTCGCTCCCGCTCCCGGCACGGCGGTCGACAACCCGGCGCGCCCGGCCGACGTCCCGGCGTGGGGCGCCGGTTTCGACGCGACCCGCAAGGGCGGTGAGTGA
- a CDS encoding cellulose-binding protein — translation MSDTSSPFGFELVRRGYDRGQVDDRITKLVSDRDSALGRINSLEKRIEELHLETQNAQAQVSDAEPSYAGLGARVEKILRLAEEEAKDLREEARRAAEQHRELAESAAQQVRNDAESFAADRKTKAEDEGVRIVEKAKGDASTLRAEAQKDAASKREEADALFEETRAKAAQAAADFETNLAKRREQSERDLASRQAKAEKRLAEIEHRAEQLRLEAEKLRTDAERRARQTVETAQRQAEDIVADANAKADRIRSESERELAALTNRRDSINAQLTNVREMLATLTGAAVAAAGSPIDDEPVTRGVPAQQTR, via the coding sequence ATGAGCGACACTTCCTCCCCCTTCGGCTTCGAGCTCGTGCGGCGTGGTTACGACCGCGGTCAGGTGGACGACCGCATCACCAAGCTGGTCTCCGACCGCGACAGCGCACTTGGACGTATCAACTCTCTGGAAAAGCGGATCGAGGAGCTGCACCTCGAAACGCAGAACGCCCAGGCCCAGGTGAGCGACGCCGAGCCGTCGTACGCCGGTCTCGGCGCCCGGGTCGAGAAGATCCTGCGCCTGGCCGAGGAGGAGGCGAAGGACCTGCGCGAGGAGGCCCGTCGCGCGGCCGAGCAGCACCGTGAGCTGGCGGAGTCGGCCGCCCAGCAGGTGCGCAACGACGCCGAGTCGTTCGCCGCCGACCGCAAGACGAAGGCGGAGGACGAGGGCGTCCGCATCGTCGAGAAGGCCAAGGGCGACGCGTCGACCCTGCGCGCCGAGGCCCAGAAGGACGCGGCCTCCAAGCGCGAGGAGGCCGACGCGCTCTTCGAGGAGACCCGCGCGAAGGCCGCCCAGGCCGCCGCCGACTTCGAGACCAACCTCGCCAAGCGCCGCGAGCAGTCCGAGCGCGACCTGGCCTCCCGTCAGGCCAAGGCCGAGAAGCGGCTCGCGGAGATCGAGCACCGCGCGGAGCAGCTGCGCCTGGAGGCCGAGAAGCTCCGTACGGACGCCGAGCGCCGCGCCCGCCAGACCGTGGAGACCGCGCAGCGCCAGGCCGAGGACATCGTGGCCGACGCCAACGCCAAGGCCGACCGGATCCGCAGCGAGTCCGAGCGCGAGCTGGCGGCGCTCACCAACCGCCGCGACTCCATCAACGCCCAGCTGACCAACGTCCGCGAGATGCTGGCGACGCTGACCGGTGCGGCCGTGGCCGCCGCCGGCTCCCCGATCGACGACGAGCCCGTCACCCGCGGCGTCCCGGCGCAGCAGACCCGCTGA
- a CDS encoding ABC transporter permease has product MTVAFPAVLNSEWTKIRTVSSTVWTLAIAVIATVGFGAGFCALISSAFDSMPEIERATFDPTLMSFSGMQFGQLAMIVFGVLVVSTEYSTGMIRSSLAAVPGRGGFLLGKLTVATVLALLVGLLTSFTAFFVGQAILGEHGIGIGQEHVLRAVIGAGVYMALLALFSMGVATMLRSSVASISILIPFFLIVSNLLSGFEATRKYGQYLPDKAGSKLMQVVPDAMGRGEAPYGPWGGLAIMLVWVAASVLGGYVVLRKRDA; this is encoded by the coding sequence GTGACCGTGGCCTTCCCCGCCGTCCTCAACTCCGAGTGGACGAAGATCCGTACGGTCTCCTCCACGGTCTGGACCCTGGCCATCGCCGTCATCGCCACCGTCGGCTTCGGCGCCGGGTTCTGCGCCCTGATCAGTTCGGCGTTCGACAGCATGCCCGAGATCGAACGCGCCACGTTCGACCCGACCCTGATGAGCTTCAGCGGGATGCAGTTCGGCCAGCTGGCGATGATCGTCTTCGGAGTGCTGGTGGTCAGCACCGAATACAGCACCGGCATGATCCGCTCCTCGCTGGCGGCCGTACCCGGCCGCGGGGGCTTCCTGCTGGGCAAGCTCACCGTGGCCACGGTGCTGGCCCTGCTGGTCGGGCTGCTGACCAGCTTCACGGCCTTCTTCGTCGGCCAGGCGATCCTGGGTGAGCACGGCATCGGCATCGGGCAGGAGCACGTCCTGCGGGCGGTGATCGGCGCCGGCGTGTACATGGCACTCCTCGCCCTGTTCTCGATGGGCGTGGCCACCATGCTGCGCAGCTCGGTCGCCTCGATCAGCATCCTGATCCCGTTCTTCCTGATCGTCTCGAACCTGCTCAGCGGCTTCGAAGCGACCCGGAAGTACGGCCAGTACCTGCCCGACAAGGCGGGTTCCAAGCTCATGCAGGTCGTGCCGGACGCCATGGGCCGCGGCGAGGCCCCCTACGGCCCCTGGGGCGGCCTCGCCATCATGCTGGTGTGGGTGGCCGCGTCGGTGCTCGGCGGCTACGTCGTCCTCAGGAAGAGGGACGCCTGA